Proteins encoded by one window of Actinocorallia herbida:
- a CDS encoding DUF3068 domain-containing protein, producing MRRGGFLLVMLGAFFLTLAPLCRFYIADKVVAAPLDFQERITLVAPDGAFYDLATNKVKRDQEVKGQISVAGDVRNGTDDVLALIGTYYLSQKKGQLSLIEFQFSPDRRTGLLTNEAGAMLDRDTSVKQSGYGLMLPIGKVEQRTYQVFDLPTGRTWPAVFSGVETISGVEVYRYEQKVEQTLIGKSKKKVDPTVVGLKKDDKPAKIDRYYSSENTFWVDPRTGMPVKLRQNMDSTLRTADGHEGTFVKADLVTGDEDVKKLVSRSEAYAANISRVEVTLPAIAFGIGLVMLIAGGVLSLVGGSREAKATK from the coding sequence ATGCGGCGGGGCGGCTTTCTGCTGGTCATGCTCGGAGCGTTCTTCTTGACGCTCGCACCGCTCTGCCGGTTCTACATCGCGGACAAGGTCGTCGCCGCGCCGTTGGACTTCCAGGAGCGGATCACGCTCGTCGCGCCGGACGGCGCCTTCTACGACCTGGCGACCAACAAGGTCAAGCGCGACCAGGAGGTCAAGGGCCAGATCAGTGTCGCGGGCGACGTCCGCAACGGCACCGATGACGTCCTGGCCCTCATCGGCACCTACTACCTGAGCCAGAAGAAGGGCCAGCTCTCCCTCATCGAGTTCCAGTTCTCGCCCGACCGGCGGACCGGCCTGCTCACCAACGAGGCGGGCGCGATGCTCGACCGCGACACCTCGGTCAAGCAGAGCGGCTATGGCCTGATGCTGCCGATCGGCAAGGTCGAGCAGCGCACGTACCAGGTGTTCGACCTGCCGACCGGCCGGACCTGGCCCGCGGTCTTCTCCGGTGTGGAGACGATCTCCGGCGTCGAGGTCTACCGGTACGAGCAGAAGGTCGAGCAGACCCTCATCGGCAAGTCCAAGAAGAAGGTCGACCCGACCGTCGTCGGTCTGAAGAAGGACGACAAGCCGGCCAAGATCGACAGGTACTACTCGTCGGAGAACACCTTCTGGGTGGACCCGCGCACGGGCATGCCGGTCAAGCTGCGGCAGAACATGGACTCGACGCTGCGCACCGCCGACGGGCACGAGGGCACGTTCGTCAAGGCCGACCTGGTCACCGGCGACGAGGACGTGAAGAAGCTCGTCAGCCGTTCGGAGGCCTACGCGGCCAACATCAGCCGCGTCGAGGTCACCCTTCCGGCCATCGCGTTCGGCATCGGGCTCGTCATGCTCATCGCGGGCGGCGTCCTGTCGCTGGTCGGGGGCTCGCGCGAGGCGAAGGCGACGAAGTAG
- a CDS encoding glycosyltransferase family 4 protein produces MALSSGTVDDAARPLDGRAVPRRVAIVNWRDPWQRAAGGAELYAWRMAEQLRDRGSAVTFVTGREPGQPRAEVRDGIRIVRRGGTFSRYPLVLGWLLRHRTAFDVAIDCMNGVPFLSPLALARRTKIILLVHHVHDRQFSLYFGRFLAAVGRTIEGPVARRIYRSGPTVAVSASTAHALRRRLRWDGPLYIVPNGAPSPAPLPRGTSAGDPSLVTVGRLVAHKRVDRLIEATAALRADHPGVHLHIVGRGPEHAALAARIDELGLAGHVTLHGYLPEPAKDALLAGADLHLSASRYEGWGLSVVEAAAYGVPTVSYDVEGLRDAIRDGETGWLARPGEDLADAVRRALAELQAHGPRFHAACRGWAGRFTWAESGARMHRLIMDDLDAF; encoded by the coding sequence TTGGCGCTGTCATCGGGGACGGTCGACGACGCGGCACGACCCCTCGATGGAAGGGCCGTGCCGCGGCGGGTCGCGATCGTCAACTGGCGGGACCCGTGGCAGCGCGCGGCGGGCGGCGCCGAGCTCTACGCCTGGCGGATGGCCGAGCAGCTGAGGGACCGGGGCTCGGCGGTCACCTTCGTCACCGGCCGTGAGCCGGGCCAGCCCCGCGCCGAGGTCCGTGACGGCATCCGGATCGTGCGCCGGGGCGGCACCTTCTCCCGCTACCCCCTGGTCCTCGGCTGGCTGCTGCGCCACCGGACCGCCTTCGACGTCGCGATCGACTGCATGAACGGCGTCCCGTTCCTTTCGCCGCTGGCCCTCGCCCGGCGCACGAAGATCATCCTGCTGGTCCACCATGTCCACGACCGGCAGTTCTCGCTGTACTTCGGCAGGTTCCTCGCCGCCGTCGGCCGCACGATCGAGGGGCCGGTCGCCCGCAGGATCTACCGGAGCGGGCCCACCGTCGCCGTCTCCGCCTCGACCGCCCACGCGCTGCGCAGGCGGCTCCGCTGGGACGGCCCCCTCTACATCGTCCCGAACGGCGCGCCCTCCCCTGCTCCGCTTCCGCGCGGCACCTCTGCCGGGGACCCTTCACTCGTCACCGTCGGCAGGCTCGTCGCGCACAAGCGGGTGGACCGGCTGATCGAGGCCACCGCCGCGCTGCGCGCCGACCACCCCGGCGTCCACCTGCACATCGTGGGACGCGGCCCGGAGCACGCCGCGCTCGCCGCCCGGATCGACGAGCTGGGCCTCGCCGGCCACGTGACGCTGCACGGCTACCTGCCCGAGCCCGCCAAGGACGCCCTCCTCGCGGGCGCGGACCTGCACCTGTCCGCGTCCCGCTACGAGGGCTGGGGCCTGTCCGTCGTCGAGGCCGCCGCGTACGGCGTCCCGACGGTCTCCTACGACGTCGAGGGCCTGCGCGACGCGATCCGCGACGGTGAGACCGGCTGGCTCGCCAGGCCCGGCGAGGACCTCGCCGACGCCGTCCGCCGCGCCCTGGCCGAGCTCCAGGCGCACGGCCCCCGGTTCCACGCCGCCTGCCGGGGCTGGGCGGGCCGGTTCACCTGGGCGGAGAGCGGTGCGCGCATGCACCGCCTGATCATGGACGACCTCGATGCCTTCTGA
- a CDS encoding acyl-CoA dehydrogenase codes for MAIGLNEEHEALAASVRGFVARHVEAAEVRAGLPRPPFAAALAAQGLLGLHVAEEHGGQGFGLVELAVALEELGRGLVPGPYTPTVLAAALLADSPAAADVLPALADGSRTAAVALTAALVRDGDTVSGTAATVLAGEGADLFLLPVGDEWVLLDAADVTVTPQEALDLTRGIAAVTVEIVAAPPVKGVGDVSALAAVVLGAEACGVAGRALDDAVAYAKLREQFGRPIGQFQGVKHKLARMQVLVERARATVWDAARSLDPYAVAAAAVLAADAAVSCASDNIQTHGGIGYTYEHDAHLVYRRALTLRALVKGDKADSPEDRLAALALAGVRREMALELPAEAEPLRAEVRAQVAELAELDETARRRAMAEGGWVTPHLPKPWGRDAGALAQVVISQELKAAKVKAVPLLIGAWVVPSLVQYGTEEQKERFLPPTFRGDFLWCQLFSEPGSGSDLAGLRTRAERTEGGWLITGQKIWTSLAREAAWGICLARTDADAPKHEGITYFLVDMASAGVEIRPLREATGDAVFNEVFLEQVFVSDDLVVGPVGAGWQVARNTLANERVGLTSSFQLGGDLPKLVRLIGELGLADDPVVRRGLGALAADEHAFQLLGLRATMKQLSGTDPGATATVRKLVAMEHGQRVTEFGYELLGADGVLTGGWKSPLRARWTRYLLASRAMTIGGGTTEINLNVIGERILGLPRDA; via the coding sequence TTGGCGATCGGACTCAACGAGGAGCACGAGGCGCTTGCCGCGTCCGTCCGCGGCTTCGTCGCACGGCACGTCGAGGCCGCCGAGGTGCGGGCCGGGCTGCCGCGGCCGCCGTTCGCCGCCGCGCTCGCCGCGCAGGGCCTCCTGGGCCTCCACGTGGCCGAGGAGCACGGCGGCCAGGGCTTCGGCCTCGTCGAACTCGCGGTGGCCCTGGAGGAGCTGGGCCGCGGCCTGGTCCCCGGCCCGTACACCCCGACGGTCCTCGCGGCGGCCCTCCTCGCGGACTCCCCGGCCGCCGCGGACGTCCTGCCCGCCCTCGCCGACGGGTCGCGCACCGCGGCCGTCGCGCTGACCGCGGCCCTCGTCCGCGACGGCGACACGGTCTCCGGCACCGCCGCGACCGTCCTGGCAGGGGAGGGCGCCGACCTCTTCCTGCTGCCCGTGGGCGACGAGTGGGTCCTGCTGGACGCCGCCGACGTGACCGTCACCCCGCAGGAGGCGCTCGACCTCACCCGGGGCATCGCGGCCGTCACGGTCGAGATTGTCGCGGCCCCACCCGTCAAGGGAGTGGGCGACGTAAGCGCGCTTGCGGCGGTCGTCCTTGGCGCGGAAGCCTGTGGGGTCGCCGGACGGGCGCTCGACGACGCCGTCGCGTACGCGAAGCTGCGGGAGCAGTTCGGCCGTCCCATCGGCCAGTTCCAGGGCGTCAAGCACAAGCTGGCGCGCATGCAGGTGCTCGTGGAGCGGGCCAGGGCGACGGTCTGGGACGCCGCCCGCTCCCTCGACCCCTACGCGGTCGCCGCCGCGGCGGTCCTCGCGGCCGACGCCGCGGTCTCCTGCGCGTCCGACAACATCCAGACGCACGGCGGCATCGGCTACACCTACGAGCACGACGCCCACCTCGTCTACCGCCGCGCGCTCACCCTGCGCGCGCTGGTGAAGGGCGACAAGGCGGACTCCCCGGAGGACCGCCTGGCCGCGCTCGCCCTCGCCGGGGTCCGCCGCGAGATGGCGCTGGAGCTGCCCGCGGAGGCCGAGCCGCTGCGCGCGGAGGTCAGGGCGCAGGTCGCCGAGCTCGCCGAGCTCGACGAGACCGCGCGTCGCCGGGCGATGGCCGAGGGCGGCTGGGTGACCCCGCACCTGCCGAAGCCCTGGGGCCGCGACGCGGGAGCCCTGGCGCAGGTCGTGATCTCCCAGGAGCTCAAGGCGGCCAAGGTGAAGGCGGTGCCGCTGCTCATCGGCGCCTGGGTGGTGCCCTCGCTGGTGCAGTACGGCACCGAGGAGCAGAAGGAGCGGTTCCTGCCGCCGACGTTCCGCGGCGACTTCCTGTGGTGCCAGCTGTTCTCCGAGCCCGGTTCCGGATCCGACCTCGCGGGCCTGCGCACCCGCGCCGAGCGCACCGAGGGCGGCTGGCTCATCACCGGCCAGAAGATCTGGACGTCCCTGGCCCGCGAGGCCGCCTGGGGCATCTGCCTGGCCCGCACCGACGCCGACGCGCCCAAGCACGAGGGCATCACCTACTTCCTCGTCGACATGGCCTCGGCCGGCGTCGAGATCCGCCCGCTGCGGGAGGCGACCGGCGACGCGGTGTTCAACGAGGTGTTCCTGGAGCAGGTCTTCGTCTCCGACGACCTGGTCGTCGGCCCCGTCGGGGCGGGCTGGCAGGTCGCCAGGAACACCCTCGCGAACGAGCGGGTCGGCCTCACCTCGTCGTTCCAGCTCGGCGGCGACCTGCCGAAGCTGGTCAGGCTGATCGGCGAGCTCGGCCTCGCCGACGACCCCGTCGTGCGCCGCGGCCTCGGCGCGCTCGCCGCCGACGAGCACGCCTTCCAGCTCCTCGGCCTCCGCGCGACCATGAAGCAGCTCTCGGGCACCGACCCGGGCGCGACCGCGACCGTTCGCAAGCTCGTCGCGATGGAGCACGGCCAGCGGGTGACGGAGTTCGGCTACGAACTGCTCGGTGCGGACGGCGTCCTGACGGGCGGCTGGAAGAGCCCGCTCCGGGCCAGGTGGACCCGCTACCTGCTGGCGTCCCGCGCGATGACGATCGGCGGCGGCACCACCGAGATCAACCTCAACGTGATCGGCGAACGCATCCTGGGCCTTCCACGGGACGCGTGA
- a CDS encoding acyltransferase family protein, whose product MAAPKPARTSTGHLAALDGLRGLGIALVVVIHVAGPTAMLTLPDLQWRILNMFSVGVPIFFVLSGYLLYRPYARAALAGTPSPRTGEYLRRRALRILPAYWVMLPFGMILLNPEDAGDLWLWLKMATLTHNYDLHPEWELGASGPTALGPIWSLSTEVTFYLLLPLFAAGLRRFARGDSRRLLSGIGVLFALSVAETFVVRRLEYLGTIFGQDPMIFLFYNEHLLPRSLMYFAVGMAVAVLAERPNRLSAAVGSSPGIGWVLALCLMALGSTPLVTPLDGAQTADQYTVFIVLAVVISAAVVAPAALAPEQPLTRLLLANPAMRQLGLISYGLLLWHSLVIDGWYRLTGRDMYRLDFWLVLFVTVLFGLMLALLSHVFVEQPAQRLARRRRQEQHREQDAQDRRDLLGERPVEDGEAARVEVGGQDEGPGREAREGDEKGVGEPARS is encoded by the coding sequence GTGGCCGCACCGAAGCCGGCCCGGACGTCCACCGGGCACCTCGCCGCGCTGGACGGGCTGCGCGGCCTCGGCATCGCCCTGGTCGTGGTCATCCACGTGGCGGGCCCGACCGCCATGCTGACCCTGCCCGACCTCCAGTGGCGGATCCTCAACATGTTCTCGGTCGGCGTCCCGATCTTCTTCGTGCTCTCCGGCTACCTGCTGTACCGGCCGTACGCGCGGGCCGCCTTGGCCGGGACCCCGTCGCCGCGCACCGGCGAGTACCTGCGCCGCAGGGCGCTGCGCATCCTGCCCGCCTACTGGGTGATGCTCCCGTTCGGGATGATCCTCCTCAACCCCGAAGATGCGGGCGATCTGTGGCTGTGGCTGAAGATGGCCACCCTCACCCACAACTACGACCTGCACCCGGAGTGGGAGCTCGGCGCGTCCGGGCCGACGGCGCTCGGCCCGATCTGGAGCCTCTCGACCGAGGTGACCTTCTACCTGCTGCTGCCGCTGTTCGCCGCGGGCCTGCGCAGGTTCGCGCGGGGCGATTCCCGCCGTCTGCTCTCCGGCATCGGCGTGCTCTTCGCGCTCTCGGTGGCCGAGACGTTCGTGGTGCGACGGCTGGAGTACCTCGGCACGATCTTCGGGCAGGACCCGATGATCTTCCTGTTCTACAACGAGCACCTGCTGCCCAGGTCGCTGATGTACTTCGCCGTCGGCATGGCCGTCGCCGTCCTGGCCGAGCGTCCGAACCGCCTCAGCGCCGCGGTGGGGAGCTCCCCGGGCATCGGGTGGGTCCTCGCGCTGTGCCTGATGGCGCTGGGCTCGACGCCGCTGGTGACCCCGCTCGACGGCGCGCAGACCGCCGACCAGTACACGGTGTTCATCGTGCTGGCCGTGGTGATCTCCGCCGCGGTGGTCGCGCCCGCCGCGCTCGCCCCGGAGCAGCCGCTCACCCGCCTGCTGCTGGCCAACCCGGCGATGCGGCAGCTCGGGCTGATCTCCTACGGGCTGCTGCTGTGGCACTCACTGGTGATCGACGGCTGGTACCGGCTCACCGGCCGCGACATGTACCGGCTCGACTTCTGGCTCGTCCTGTTCGTCACCGTGCTGTTCGGGCTGATGCTCGCGCTGCTCAGCCATGTCTTCGTCGAGCAGCCCGCCCAGCGGCTGGCGCGGCGGCGGCGTCAGGAGCAGCACCGCGAGCAGGACGCACAGGACCGCCGGGACCTGCTCGGAGAGCGGCCCGTAGAGGACGGCGAGGCCGCGCGGGTAGAGGTAGGCGGCCAGGACGAGGGACCCGGCCGAGAGGCCCGCGAGGGCGACGAGAAGGGCGTCGGGGAGCCTGCGCGGTCGTAG